A window of Candidatus Poribacteria bacterium genomic DNA:
TCATCCAGATTGACGCGGATGCGTCGCAGCTACGCCCGGAACAGCCAAGCGTTCTGGCGATACACGCGGAACCAACGAACATCGTGCGTCGGTTGACAGCCGCAGCACAAGCCCTTGAAGGTTCACAAAGGGAAAGACGGCACGATTCTTGGCGAGCGGAAGTGATGGCAGCGCGGAGGGCTACTCCGCCGGAATGGGAGCAAGTACGCAGCTCTTTAGATCAACCCATTCACCCGTTGCGCGTCTGTGAAGCGCTGCAGCCATTCCTTGATGATAGCGCGGTATTTGTCAGCGACGGCGGGGAGTTTGGGCAGTGGGTACAGGCGGGCTTGGAAGCGCAGCATCGCCTCATCAATGGTCCTGCAGGCTCAATCGGTAGTTCTGTTCCGATGGGACTCGCAGCGAAGCTGGCACATCCACAACGACCCGTCTTTGTTTTCTTAGGCGATGGCACATTCGGTTACCACGCTATGGAATTCGATACCGCACTACGCTACAATCTGCCTATCATCGTAGTTGTCGGAAACGACGCCCGTTGGAATGCCGAGCATCAGTTGCAGATTCAGAATTATGGGGAAGGGCGCACGGTCGGTTGTGAGCTGTTGCCGTCACGTTATGACAAAGTGATTGAGGCGTTGGGAGGGCATGGCGAGTTTGTTCAGGATCCGGACGATCTCACCCCTGCGGTTGAGCGGGCATTGGCATCGGGATTGCCTGCGTGCATCAACATCACTATCGAAAGTGTAAGCGCACCGACATTCCGAGCGAATGATTAATGACGGCTTCGGACTTCTGTAGGTCGATTTTCCAAAATCGACATTTTTGTGTCGAGATATGAATCTCGACCTACATGCGAATTAACCAATAAACTACCATGTATTGCGGATCGGGACCCCTTCTTTCTCAAGGTAGCGCTTGATATGCTCAATTGAGAACTCACCGTAATGGGTGATCGAGGCGACAATGGCGGCATCAGCATTACTCTCGACGAAGACATCGCGGATATGTTCCGGATTGCCTGCACCGCCAGAAGCAATGACAGGGACCGGAACGAGTGCCGCAATTGCTCCTGTCAGTTCTATATCATACCCCGCTTTCGTTCCATCTTGGTCAATGCTGTTGACCACAATTTCGCCAGCCCCCAGTTCCACACCGCGTTGCGACCACTGAAGGGCATCTAACCCCATCGGGCGACGACCGCCATCGATGTAGATTTCAAATCCACTTGGAATCTCATCACTTTTCGGGACCCGTTTGACCTGCATACTTAGCACAACGCACTGACTACCAAACGCTTTTGCACCTTCTGCGAGGAGTTGTGGATTTCTCACCGCACCGG
This region includes:
- a CDS encoding thiamine pyrophosphate-binding protein, translating into IQIDADASQLRPEQPSVLAIHAEPTNIVRRLTAAAQALEGSQRERRHDSWRAEVMAARRATPPEWEQVRSSLDQPIHPLRVCEALQPFLDDSAVFVSDGGEFGQWVQAGLEAQHRLINGPAGSIGSSVPMGLAAKLAHPQRPVFVFLGDGTFGYHAMEFDTALRYNLPIIVVVGNDARWNAEHQLQIQNYGEGRTVGCELLPSRYDKVIEALGGHGEFVQDPDDLTPAVERALASGLPACINITIESVSAPTFRAND
- the hisF gene encoding imidazole glycerol phosphate synthase subunit HisF, which gives rise to MITKRIIPCLDVRAGKVTKGVAFQGNIDVGDPVAMARAYYEGGVDELVFYDITASNERRDIMIDVVSAVAAEIFIPFSVGGGLRTLEDMRRVLLAGAEKVSIDSGAVRNPQLLAEGAKAFGSQCVVLSMQVKRVPKSDEIPSGFEIYIDGGRRPMGLDALQWSQRGVELGAGEIVVNSIDQDGTKAGYDIELTGAIAALVPVPVIASGGAGNPEHIRDVFVESNADAAIVASITHYGEFSIEHIKRYLEKEGVPIRNTW